From a single Pleurodeles waltl isolate 20211129_DDA chromosome 8, aPleWal1.hap1.20221129, whole genome shotgun sequence genomic region:
- the LOC138249655 gene encoding zinc finger protein 850-like, with translation MSTHQKKPTDKPYACTECGKCFKYPSLMYRHQQKHTGDKPHTCSECEKSFSFPSLLYRHQQIHKGEKSYSCDECGMKFSQKIKLTRHTHKHMGEKTHLCSECGKAFKLPEALIQHFQIHTGEKPYTCSECGKSFRTRWSFDTHQRIHTGEKPYSCKECGRCFTHLSGLTQHERRHTGEKPYKCSECGKNFNSLTSLSRHQRKHTGERPFECTVCWKSFRELSSLYTHQSIHTGETPFACTECGKAFRLKATLQRHQWKHTGEKPYKCTECGKGLSDLSSLYNHQLIHTGEKPFHCSECGKAFRLKTSFQQHKQIHTGEKPYSCSDCGKSFRLKACFMQHQQIHTGEKPYGCAECGKAFRLKVSLRHHQWRHSGEMAYTCIECGNMFRFQRSFQQHQKIHKGVKLFACSDCGKGFRLKDSFRKHQQMHTGKKLYTCSECGKAFRLKGSFQKHQHIHTGEKPYSCSQCGKAFRLKESLQLHQWRHTGEKPYNCTECDKSFSRPASLHIHQATHSK, from the coding sequence ATGAGTACGCACCAGAAAAAACCTACTGATAAACCTTATGCGTGTACAGAATGTGGGAAATGCTTTAAGTACCCATCATTAATGTACAGGCATCAGCAAAAACACACAGGTGATAAACCACacacatgttctgagtgtgagaaAAGTTTTAGTTTCCCATCGTTATTGTATAGGCATCAGCAGATACACAAAGGTGAGAAATCATATTCATGTGATGAATGCGGAATGAAATTTAGTCAAAAAATTAAATTAACGcggcacacacataaacacatgggtgaaaaaacacatttgtgctCAGAATGTGGAAAGGCTTTTAAGTTACCAGAAGCATTGATTCAGCACTTTCAAATTCACACTGGAGAGAAACCATATACATGTTCGGAGTGTGGGAAGAGTTTTAGAACCAGGTGGTCGTTTGATACACATCAACGAATacacactggagagaagccatATTCATGTAAGGAGTGTGGAAGGTGCTTTACTCACCTCTCAGGACTAACTCAACATGAAAGAAGACACACTGGTGAGAAGCCCTACAAATGTAGTGAATGTGGGAAGAATTTCAATTCTTTAACATCTTTGAGCCGGCACCAGCGAAAACACACTGGTGAGAGACCATTTGAGTGCACCGTGTGCTGGAAAAGTTTTAGGGAACTGTCATCTCTGTATACGCACCAAAGTATACACACCGGTGAGACCCCATTTGCCTGCACTGAATGTGGCAAGGCTTTCCGATTAAAAGCAACATTGCAGCGACACCAGTGGAAACATACCGGTGAAAAACCTTATAAGTGTACTGAGTGTGGGAAAGGTTTGAGTGACCTGTCGTCGCTGTATAATCACCAATTAATACACACAGGTGAAAAGCCATTTCATTGCAGTGAGTGTGGGAAGGCTTTCAGATTAAAGACTTCTTTTCAGCAACATAAACAAATTCACACAGGTGAAAAACCATACTCCTGTTCTGATTGTGGGAAATCTTTTAGATTAAAAGCATGTTTTATGCAGCACCAACAAATACACACAGGTGAAAAACCTTATGGATGTGCAGAATGTGGGAAAGCTTTCAGATTGAAAGTATCATTACGGCATCACCAGTGGAGACATAGTGGTGAAATGGCATATACATGTATTGAGTGTGGAAACATGTTCAGATTTCAAAGATCATTCCAGCAACACCAGAAAATTCACAAAGGTGTGAAACTGTTTGCATGTTCAGACTGTGGGAAGGGTTTCAGGTTAAAAGACTCCTTTCGGAAACACCAACAAATGCACACAGGCAAGAAACTGTACACATGTTCAGAATGTGGGAAGGCATTCAGATTAAAAGGTTCTTTTCAGAAACATCAACACATtcacacaggggagaaaccatacagctgttcacAATGTGGGAAGGCTTTTAGATTGAAAGAATCATTACAGCTACACCAATGGAGGCATACTGGTGAAAAACCATATAATTGCACTGAATGTGACAAGAGTTTCAGTAGGCCAGCGTCATTGCATATACACCAGGCGACCCACAGTAAATGA